In one Corallococcus sp. EGB genomic region, the following are encoded:
- a CDS encoding ribbon-helix-helix domain-containing protein, which translates to MARKKVSTTIYITPEQNELLKALNQKTKVPVAEYIRQGIDLVLEKYKAQLPGQATFDELS; encoded by the coding sequence ATGGCCCGAAAGAAAGTCAGCACCACCATCTACATCACTCCGGAGCAGAACGAACTGCTCAAGGCGCTGAACCAGAAGACCAAGGTGCCCGTGGCCGAATACATCCGGCAGGGCATCGACCTGGTGCTGGAGAAGTACAAGGCGCAGCTGCCGGGCCAAGCGACCTTCGACGAACTCTCCTGA
- a CDS encoding NAD-dependent epimerase/dehydratase family protein, producing the protein MKVLVTGGAGFIGSHVCDEFLRNGHEVIALDNLSSGKKENLDPRVRLAVHDIRSPEAAELIRTEKPQVLCHLAAQMDVRKSVEDPGFDADVNIRGMTNLLEAARQSGVKKVIFSSTGGAIYGEQDTFPAREDHPTRPVSPYGVSKAAGELYLGYYRAQYGLPYVALRYANVYGPRQNPHGEAGVVAIFCQRTISGQGCTIFGEGKQTRDFVFGPDVARANYLAFQSDYVGAANIGTGVETDINRLYELIAEAGGSSLKAAHAPGKPGEQMRSCIDASLAKKVLGWEPSVQLAEGLRRTLQFFRDQAAGPVRARG; encoded by the coding sequence GTGAAAGTCCTGGTAACGGGCGGCGCGGGCTTCATCGGCTCGCACGTGTGTGATGAGTTCCTGCGCAATGGCCATGAGGTCATCGCGCTGGACAACCTGTCGAGCGGCAAGAAGGAGAACCTGGATCCGCGCGTGCGGCTGGCCGTGCACGACATCCGGAGCCCGGAGGCCGCGGAGCTCATCCGCACGGAGAAGCCGCAGGTGCTCTGCCACCTGGCCGCCCAGATGGACGTGCGCAAGAGCGTGGAGGACCCCGGCTTCGACGCGGACGTGAACATCCGCGGCATGACGAACCTGCTGGAGGCCGCGCGCCAGTCCGGCGTGAAGAAGGTCATCTTCAGCTCCACCGGCGGCGCCATCTATGGCGAGCAGGACACCTTCCCCGCCCGCGAGGACCACCCCACGCGGCCCGTGTCGCCCTACGGCGTCTCCAAGGCGGCGGGCGAGCTGTACCTGGGCTACTACCGGGCGCAGTACGGCCTGCCGTACGTCGCCCTGCGGTACGCCAACGTGTACGGCCCGCGGCAGAACCCGCACGGCGAGGCGGGCGTGGTGGCCATCTTCTGCCAGCGCACCATCTCGGGGCAGGGCTGCACCATCTTCGGCGAGGGCAAGCAGACGCGTGACTTCGTCTTCGGTCCGGACGTGGCCCGCGCCAACTACCTGGCCTTCCAGAGCGACTACGTGGGCGCCGCGAACATCGGCACCGGCGTGGAGACGGACATCAACCGGCTCTACGAGCTCATCGCGGAGGCCGGCGGCAGCTCGCTGAAGGCCGCGCACGCGCCGGGCAAGCCGGGCGAGCAGATGCGCTCGTGCATCGACGCGTCCCTCGCGAAGAAGGTGCTGGGCTGGGAGCCGTCCGTGCAACTGGCGGAGGGCCTGCGCCGCACGCTGCAGTTCTTCCGCGACCAGGCCGCCGGGCCCGTCCGCGCCCGGGGTTAG
- a CDS encoding UDP-glucuronic acid decarboxylase family protein — protein sequence MRGKRAVVLGGAGFVGSHLCERLLDDGAESVLAVDNLITGNEANVRTLKPRAGFQFVKQDITEGLEVDGPVDFVLNLASPASPIDYANLPIETLRVGSIGTENALKLAEKKKAVFLMASTSEVYGDPLVHPQKEDYWGNVNPIGPRSVYDEAKRYSEAISAAYERSRGVNVRIVRIFNTYGPRMRLNDGRVVPAFVGQALKGEDFSVFGDGSQTRSFCYVKDLVDGLVRLILSDVRGPVNIGNPREMTIKQFAEAVREAAGGGRQIVYHPLPKDDPKQRQPDITRARTLLGWEPKVRLEDGLRDTIAYFREVAGRPSGA from the coding sequence ATGCGTGGCAAGCGGGCGGTGGTGTTGGGTGGGGCCGGATTCGTGGGCTCGCACCTGTGTGAGCGGCTGCTGGACGACGGCGCGGAGTCCGTCCTCGCGGTGGACAACCTCATCACGGGGAACGAAGCGAACGTGCGCACGCTGAAGCCGCGCGCGGGCTTCCAGTTCGTGAAGCAGGACATCACGGAGGGGCTGGAGGTGGACGGGCCGGTGGACTTCGTCCTGAACCTCGCCTCGCCGGCGTCGCCCATCGACTACGCGAACCTCCCCATCGAGACGCTGCGCGTGGGCTCCATCGGCACGGAGAACGCGCTGAAGCTGGCGGAGAAGAAGAAGGCCGTGTTCCTCATGGCCTCCACGTCGGAGGTCTACGGCGATCCGCTGGTGCACCCCCAGAAGGAGGATTACTGGGGCAACGTGAACCCCATTGGCCCGCGCTCGGTGTACGACGAGGCCAAGCGCTACTCGGAGGCCATCAGCGCCGCCTACGAGCGCAGCCGCGGCGTGAACGTCCGCATCGTGCGCATCTTCAACACCTACGGCCCGCGCATGCGCCTCAATGACGGCCGCGTGGTGCCCGCCTTCGTGGGCCAGGCCCTCAAGGGCGAGGACTTCAGCGTCTTCGGGGACGGCAGCCAGACGCGCTCGTTCTGCTACGTGAAGGACCTGGTGGACGGCCTGGTGCGGCTGATCCTCTCGGACGTCCGCGGCCCGGTGAACATCGGCAACCCGCGCGAGATGACCATCAAGCAGTTCGCGGAGGCCGTGCGGGAAGCGGCCGGCGGAGGTAGGCAGATCGTCTACCACCCGTTGCCCAAGGATGATCCGAAGCAGCGTCAGCCGGACATCACCCGCGCGCGCACGCTGCTGGGCTGGGAGCCCAAGGTGCGGCTGGAAGATGGTTTGCGGGACACCATCGCGTACTTCCGAGAGGTTGCCGGTCGCCCCTCCGGGGCATAG